One genomic segment of Brassica napus cultivar Da-Ae unplaced genomic scaffold, Da-Ae ScsIHWf_1271;HRSCAF=1816, whole genome shotgun sequence includes these proteins:
- the LOC125596742 gene encoding uncharacterized protein LOC125596742 encodes MERREQDQVFGLLLTLDPPFNDVIKHMLRMPSLPSMEEVCAQLQKEEGSLGLFGSKGDLALANKAEEGAQANRAAYKTDERKYGDERRFGGNCDHCKKPGHKRSQCWILHPHLKPAKFNKDREARANLSTEASEAGPSGAGSSAQVGESAGKAMATHYTAAKSLEHEVIRKSDIDALIKALKESGTFGNTLGYSYTAHMMPRNENR; translated from the coding sequence atggagaggagggagcaggatcaggtgtttggattgctgtTGACTTTGGATCCTCcgttcaatgatgtgatcaaacacatgttgaggatgccaagtcttccatccatggaggaagtgtgtgcgcagcTCCAGAAGGAGGAAGGATCTCTTGGTCTCTTCggaagcaagggagacttagctctagccaacaaggctgaggaaggagcgcaagctaaccgtgcagcatacaagactgatgagaggaagtatggtgatgagaggaggtttggaggcaactgtgatcactgcaagaagccgggacacaagaggagccagtgctggatccttcatccccatctcaagccggccaagttcaacaaggatcgagaagccagagctaacctgtctactgaagcaagtgaagccggtccatcaggagcaggctcaagtgcacaagtgggtgaaagcgcaggcaaggcaatggcaactcactacacggccgcaaagagtttggagcatgaagtgatccgcaaatctgacattgatgccctcatcaaagctcttaaggagtctggtacattcggaaacactcttggttactcttatACTGCTCATATGATGCCTAGGAATGAGAATAGGTAA